The Girardinichthys multiradiatus isolate DD_20200921_A chromosome 23, DD_fGirMul_XY1, whole genome shotgun sequence DNA segment CTGAAAagagtgtgttttttttgttttgttaatacaCTTCAGTGAACACTTTGTCCACACAAGGTGACCTGCTCAGCTTCTTCTTCATTCTCTCACTTAGAGCGCAAAGGTAGAGAGTCTGCGGCCATGAAGGCAGACCTGCTGAGGGCCAGGGACATGAAACGATACATCAATCAGCTGACTGTTGCCAAGAAACAATGCGAGAAACGCATCCGCCTGCTGGGTGGACCAAACTACGAGAACAGTGAGGAAGGAGGAGCTGATGAAGGCGACGACCCTCAGAGTCAGAAGGTTAGACGCAGAAGAGCACTGAAGAGTTTCCAGTCAAACCACCACAGCAGAACATGCTTAGTTTTCAAAGGACATGTGGCAAAACAGGACTTCGGTTTattgttttctcctttttcatTCAGATCCTCCAGTTTGACGACATTTTGTGTAACCCAGGTTACAGAGAGCATTTTCGAGTTTACATGGAAAGAGTCGATAAGAGAGCTCTGATAAGCTTCTGGGAACTGGTGGAAATGCTGAAAACTGCCAATAAGGTATTCTGTTCATACATTCCTCAGCAGTTCTTGTGCTTATACTTACAGAACTAAAAGTATCATTTCTACTAAGGAATTTGAAAATGAACTTCTATTCTAGCCAGGGTTGAGAGATGTTTTCTAATAAACAGGGTTATGtacatttttatgattttaaagaTAGCAGCAGAAAACATGGCTGTTGAAGGTGTCAGGTGGTTTTTTTGGGGGTCATGGTTTCTACAAAAATTTGCTTTAGGTGTGTTTGGATGGGCGAGGGGTGATGTTGCGGTGCAGTGTGTTAAGGCAGTGCCAGTATTGTTAGCTGGTCATTGTTTGTTTGACAGAATGAAGTGCCCCAAATCGTGGGGGAAATCTACCAGAAGTTCTTTGTGGAGAGCAAAGAGATCCAAGTGGAAAAGTTTCTTCTCAAGGAGATCCAACAGAGTCTGGTGGGGAACAGAGGAACTGAGGTCTTTGTCAGACTGCAGGAGcaggtaaaatgtttttaatttctttacattACCTTGGAAAGCATGCTTGCCTCTTTAGCTTTTCTACATTtcttcatgttacaaccacaaccttcaactggcattttatgtgattaGACCAACACAGCTaagtgcatgattgtgaagtggaaggaaaaggagacGTGGTTTTCAAAacagaagtcctgtttgcagtttgtgatAAGCTATgaagggacacagcaaagctAAAGAACGCTGCTCTGTTCAGATAAGATCaaaatgctgtgtgtggtggaaaactaacaccagGCATTACCCTGAATACACCATCATGCTATAGGGTGGAGGAGCTCAAGCTCAGCTAGGCTGATAAATACCCCCAAAagcttgcagctgtaaatgcacTTGTAGTTTTTACATAGTGACTCGGGGGAAATGAATGCAATACAAATTCGTGCGACACTATTATTCggaagttataaaaaaaaaaaagtgttctgCTTTATAATTATGTAgttatttgttttggtgtaacacttaaaatactattaaaatatattaaaacttgtggttgtaatatgacaaaatataaGGTAGAAGGGGTATagatacttttacaaggcaggAGTAAAAAAGCCTAACAATCCTATGGTTCGGTGTGACCTGGAAgaatttattttgctttgcCAAAGATacgttgctttttaaaattacaaGACGAATTTGcctttttactgttttgttaTGTTCTACAGTAACAGTAAAGTATATTGAAATGTTCTCCAGGTGGCCGAGACAATGAGGGAGCGTTACTACCCTTCCTTCCTGGTTTCTGACCTCTATGACAGGCTGATCAGACGAGATGAGCCCCACAGCCAGTCACAGTGCAGCCCAGAAGAAAAAGGCGAAGGGGTCAGCTACACACATAAAAGAGAGGCATCTCCATCATATGGATATTATTGATATTAGcttttatgtttgtgtgtgtataagtAGTTAAATGCTCTCATCATATTCTTTTGTGTCCCTTTGTGGGCAGTGCCAGGGTCTAGATGCAGGAGAGAAGGGGTGCGATGAGGGCACTAAAGGAATCAACGAGCAAGCCAGCTACGCTGCTACCAAACTACGGCAGCTGTATGACAAACTGGAGTACAAGCGACAGGCTCTGGGCTCCATCCAGAACGCACCAAAACCCGACAAAAAGGTAGGAAATAAGCACGTCAGCATCAACCAACATGCTGACTTCAAGCGTTTATAAAACGTTGTTTTTCGTGCTTAAAATCGCTCTGTGTGTTTGTAGATAGTAAGCAAACTAAAAGAAGAGATTGGAGCCATGGAAAAGGAGCATAGTGAACTCCAGCAGCACATAACCAGGACTGACTGGTGGTGTGAAAACCTAGGTCACTGGAGGGCTAATATCACCACTGCTGAGGTAACCATGCTCACTTTTATCATAACAAAACAAGAGGAGTGAGTTTCCTACACTTACAAACTGTTAGCTCTACTCTCCATATGATATCAACATCATCTCTCAATGTAACAGGTAGAACTGCTCTGTGCAATTTCAATGCATGCATTATCATAATTGTGAAGGACTGCTAATTAATTGTGGTGCAGTGCTTGAGTTCGACTAGCTAAATGTTGACATGGTTTCATGGCCTTAAGCACCACAGGAGTTCACAGCAGAGGAAGTACAGCTAATATAGTTTAGAGTCCCTCAGACCCGTGTTACACTGCGTGTTTTTGGACCTCAGGCCGCAGAAGAAGCGGGCGAGACTGTAGCTTGTTACAGCGTGTGTGTTAGTCTGATGGAAGGAGAGGAAACCGCCAACAGCCGCTGGAGCGTCCAGAGGAAGCTCACTGAATTCCAGATGTTACACCGCAAGCTCACTGAGGTAAAACGGCATCAGACCTTCAAGTGTGCTGCCCTTCGGTTTTATTCCTTTTTCTATAACTTCTGGTGCATTTTGTTTGATTTGGAAGTCAGAACTTCAGATGGACCAATCATTTGGCCAGAGATCGGAATTAGACAATTTTCCCATGATCGTCTCTGATCTGATCGCTGATCAGCAGTTCAacccttggaaatgtttaggttttttttctctgaaagaatcaaaactaagaactgCCAACATCCTGTTGGTTGATttgattttagaccacaaatgatttgtggtctaaaatcaaATCAACCAACAGGATGTTCAGTGatgcactttgtttttttgtgtactAAAAATGAGCTAAAGGTTAGTCTCATATGCTTCGATGGATAAATGGGGATAATCTTGTAATTCAGTTTCTCTTGGATTCAATATTGTCAACCTGCGCCACATTATTTTCTATTCTTTGTGTTATACTCCTGAAAAATCCTAATCCAAATTGGAACTGGCAGGTCAGACCTTAAAGAAAACTGTATCCTCGGTGAAAagactgattggtgcatctcttgtCAGAGCTCAGATCTAATGGTGTCCCAACCTGAGATCAGCGCTTTCTAGCCAGAAAACCAGTGGGTACCATTAGTAATACAGGCTGAACACATTTTCATTCCGTTTTATGAGTTCAGAACAGTAGAGCATCATGTTCACTAATAGAGGCTGCACAGCACCATGTGTGCAGCTGTTTTAATGAGATACCAGCAGTATCCAACGCCTGTCTGTTTTCACCACGTTTTACACAAACAGCAGCCATTTCAACTCTGGGTCATGATTCCAGCCTCATTGGgccattttttgttgttgttgtttcatGACCTAAACTTCACATATTTGGACTTCTGCCATCATTTGTCGCATCAGATAATCTCGTGTGAAACTGCAGTGCTGGGGAGGAATGATCAATCTGTGGCATTTCTGATCAAATCCAAGTCTTGTCTGACACTCGCTGTGTAGTTCTGGTAAAAATGTTACTGCAGACTGTGTTCAACAGAAAGCAGACATGAACATGCATAAGGCCATGTTTTAGCTGTTATTGTTTACCTGTTACATACCAGTAATAATTGTTAACTTATCTTTTTTTGTCCTTCTCAGTGTTTTCCATGTTTGAAGAAAGTCCAGCTACCATCACTTAGTAAACTTCCCTTCAAATCCATTGACCAGAAGTTCTTAGAAAAGAGTAAAGCACAGCTCAATGCCTTTCTCCAGGTAACTGAAGACTAGGATCTGTTGTCTTCTTTATATAAGATATAAGCTGGTATGTGACTAACACTGTAGGAtaactttaattaaaaataccACAAACTGTTATTCTCATTGTTGctcaaatattttaacattgacATAATAAGTCCATCATTGTTTTGTTGTCATATTTGTTTTGACACTCAAACCTAATTAAAAATGTCTAATAAACAGCCACTTGATTTTGTGGTAGTTTTCCAGTAGATGAATTTATGGAGATAAATCTTGTGTATTTTAGAGTAACACAAGTAAAGAAAGCTGGTTTTCGCTGGTTCATTAGCAGGACTGTGTCCTCTTGTAGCCGGCCACCAGAACAGACATGGTGCTTGTAACTTGTTGTGGTAATAAAACAAGGGTTACCCTAATCAGAGTGGCGCTGGTTGACCTTCCACACCATCTCTGTCTGTGTGAATGTTTATGTTGCAGCGGCTGCTGACAGATGAACGACTGTGCCAGTCAGAGGTGCTCTACGCCTTTCTGAGCCCATCTCCAGAACACCTCAAAGTAACAGATTTTTACTTCATACACATTTGaatgaacatatttttaaaacatgtaaaaggtGTGATGTTCTTGTTCCTCCATTCAACGTGGATTCTTTGCATGAAAATCAGctataaatgttgtttttaacacaGCAATTGTATGTTCTGATTTGTGTTCTAGGTGATGTCTATTCAGAAGAAGTCCTCTTTCTCATTGGCCTCCTTTCTGGAGAGGTTACCTGGAGATTTCTTCTCCCATACTGAGGTACATGCTAACATCCAGGTTTTCCAGCATGCTAATGAAGACATTTTGTCCTGAATGCTGAACTTCCACTGCATTGTTCTGGCTGTGGTTGCTGTTTGTAGGAAGACGGGGATGATGACAGCGACCTGTCGGACTACGGCGATGAAACAGACGGACGCAGAAACGCTCTGGCTGAACCCTGCTTCATGCTCATTGGGGAAATCTTTGAACTTCGAGGAAGTGAGCAGCTCACTAACAACATCATGCATTGTGACTGCATCAGAGTGAATTTATCTAACTTCTTTCTGTCTGTTTCTCTGCTCAGTGTTTAAGTGGGTGAGAAAGACTCTAATTGCACTAGTCCAGGTTACATTTGGACGAACTATCAACAAGTAAATGCTggcatttttagatattttttgtttgtctttctaCGACCAGACCTCTGAGGCTAACATTATCCATTTCTTAGACAGATCCGGGACACTGTAAACTGGATCTTCTGTGAGCAGATGCTGGTGTGTTACATCAGTGTGTTCAGGGACACCTTCTGGCCTAATGGGATGTTGGCACCTCATGGCAAGGTCCGAACTGATTCTGAACGCAGTGAAACCAAGGAGCGGGCTCAACAGAAACTCCTGGACAATATTCCAGGTAGGAACGCATGGAAACATGTGTAGGAGGATGAAGTGTGGCTTGCAGAAGCATTTATCCATGCATTTCTTCACACTACAACTAGACTTCAGTGTACTTTATTTGGGATTCTATTTGATAAACCAGCACAAAGTTATTCATAACTGCAAGTTAAAagaatgggggaaaaaaaaaggagattTGAAAAGAGTGTTGAACATTTCTATTCAGCCCCCGATTTAATATGTTGCACATCTTTGCCCAGTCATTCAAAAAAGCTCTGTCTCAGTTGGACTGGATGGAGTGTTTGTGGACATGGGTTTTCAGGTCTCGTCTGGAGTCTGACTGGGTCGTCTTAACACATGAATGTGTTTTGATTTGAACCGtaccattgcagctctggctgtatgtttagggtcattgtcctgcaggaagatgaacctccacctcagctTCAAGTgttttgtagcctctaacagattaACTTCCAGAATTGCTCTGTGTCTCTGTTTAAGAAAGCATCTCCACATCATTACGCTGCTACCAGCATGTCTtatggtagggatggtgtgttcagggtgatgtgttcAGCGTTAGTTTTCTGCCTTTGTGTCAACAAAGACTTGCATCTTTTCACTGTTCcacaaaggtcagatttgtgcgTTGTCCTGTCGACAGGTTCCTCCTCCAGAgccgtggatctctgcagctttgaTACTTTTTTATAGCCCagccctgctttaaatttcACAGATCTGTACTCTGTTGGTTAATGACAGAACATCTTTGTGGTCGTAACGTGcgaaatgtggaaaggttcaatgagtatgaaaacattgcaagacactgtatttaGTGGTTCGATGGGTACTTATTACAGATCCTTTAAGTACACACTGAAAGATATctgtgtgcttttgtttttaccagATGCACTTGCAAATCTTGTTGGCCAGCAGAATGCTCGCTTTGGAATCATCAAGATCTTCAATGCTCTGCAGGAGGAAAATGCCAACAAACATCTCATCTATGTAAGACAGACACCTTCAGCATCAAACAGGAGTCTGTTCATTTCAGCCCTAAACCAAACTATCATGTCTGACTTTTTCTGTTAGGTGTTGATGGAAATGTTGCTGAAGGAGCTGTGTCCTGAACTGAGGGCATCCGTGGACAACATCTGAACACAGAACACTCTGAATCACAACCTAGAACAGGGGCACCACTGGCATCTGTTTCTCACCCTTCTGCAGCTGGCCAATCACAGGTCTGAGCTGGGTCCAAGGCTGTGAAATGGCAGCAAGCTGAGCTCACAGCAGCCTGAAAGGGGGCTGGCACTTCATTTTGTTGACGGAGGACACTAATCGTATGTGAAATAGAGAACCCACGTTCACTGAAGAacaagttttaatttctgagattatgtaaaacacttttttttatgtttgtttgattgttttctgGGGACACAGACATTCCAAATCAAAACtgaaacaacatgaaaacaaatctCTTGTTCTGGTGTAAATCTCTGAAGAGAAACCTAATGTTTGGACATTGGAGAAGATGATCCTCAGAATGGGATTTATAAAGCCATGGAGCGTAAGGACGACGGGATACGGACTTTCGTTGCCCTGGAAAAGAAACCGGTTTTTCAGTCTTTACCCACAGACCTCAGAACATTCCCACACACAGCCTGAGCAACAACACTTGTGTTCTGTGATTCTTGTTGAGACGTCTAATTGTGCAATATAATTTCATGTGAGCGTCAttgtgatgattttatttatgattattattattattattgatagattttatttttaccaaaacAATTGTTTAGAGAGCATTTATATGAGCAATAAATCACAAACGAAAGTTAATAACTTGAATTCCTTTAATTCTTTATTAATCTGTGAAAAGCAACCCTCTGCCCTGGGTCTCACCCTATGCCTGTTTGGCCTgggggctgctgctcctgtgcctCGCTGACAACCCACCTCTGCATTGGGCATATGGCTGCCCTGGGGTGATGCCTTGTCTCTGTTTCcctggtgctgctgctgccttCTGGAACCAAGTCCACCTGTCTTTTGCTGCTTCTGGATGCTGTGTGTTGCAGGCCTTCTACCGTTCTCGCCACACCAACAACTGTGCACTTCCAGTTGACAAACTCGCTCACATACAACCACTCAACACGCACACTTATTTCTACTCATACTACATCACCTACCAACATACAAATAATCCGAATGGTtcaaggtcatacaaacacaggttgcTATTACATTAATTTGAGAGATCCATATAGTAGAGCAAAACTCTACAAAATGGACTTCAAATTCTTGGGGTTTTTGTGCCTCTCCATGCTTCCTCCGgcctctgggaccttgatttccaaacgAATCGGTTAATGGATTGCAATCATAGGCATAGTCAAATTTATACACTTAATTTAACATGAAGATGAAAATTCTGCATCATCCCTTGTGAAGATAAATCTGAAATGGTACACGTGAGGCTGAAAAGGGACACTGACCTGGAAGGTACATGTTTGCTTTTGATAAAACATGTTGCCAAAGGTTCAGTTCTTACAAATAACTGCAAGACAACTCCACAAATTATCCTTCCATctagaagccagagtacccagagagagccaactcatgcacagggagaacatgcaaactccatgcagaaagacccctggccaggattCAAATGCAGGACCTTTTTGGTGCAAGGCAACACtaacaactgtgccactgtgctcGGGGAAAAGATGGGAGTCCAAATAAGAAGCtataacaaaaacaatattagaTTAATTATGGCAtcacacacaaatatatatatatatatatttttttttttcatgaaatcAGTACCTTTACAAATGGAATTTAAACATTGTCATGTTGACCATCATCAttgttgtttaaaattattGATGAATTAACCTGAAGCACTACACTGCAAAGAGGAATTCTCTGTGGGATCTGCTCCTAATTTTAATACAAAGAAATCTTTCTGTATTTGTACTGTTATGTTCCTCTAGCATTCAGTTCTCTActtgttcttttttgtttctgtcataATATGAGACAGgtatctctcaaaagataataaaataatcatgCAAACATCCAGCCATCCATTTTTCCGAACAGGGTCGCAGGGGTGGGCgggtgcctttctccagcagtttacgggcgagaggtggggtacaccctggacaggtcgccagtcctttGCAGGGCAAGTCATCACGCAAACAATTTCTTGTCAATGTGATAAACATCACTTGGGAGTTTGTTTTGGTGTGAAACTTAAAACAGACGAGGCAATACATTTCACAACAAACAAAAGGTAATCAGCAAAGTATACATTTACATGAATAAATATGGTCGAATAAAAATAGTGCAGATCCTTTAAAAAACCCTTGGGAGACTAAGCTGGTTAAACAAAGCAAAGTATGGGGGTATGAGAGGTGAGGGCTCTCACTGCCGGAGCATATGTGCTAGGAATCTGGTTGATCTGGACCTACTATAGGGGATGAAAAGTAATCTTCACAGGATGGGATGGATATTTAActatctttaaaacatttttacaaagacAAGCATTATATGTTTCATTTATGTTAGAAAGCTCTTAGCTAATAATGTTTGAGGCCATCCACTGCACAGGTGCTAAACCAAGAACATTCTCCATAAAGAAGAGAAGTCCATAGAGGTCCAGCTGCTGTAAAGGTATGTATAACAAAAGAAGTTTCAGTTTGGGGACACAAACAAACTAGCTGTTTATAATAaaagtttaatgaaaaatggcatgttaaaaattatttatacccttctcagTATTCGGCGGAACAATCTTTAGTGTCAttgcaacaataaaacatttattgctgaccagcttttggatgtttttttgcatgtttccacttttTACTTTGAACATTTCTCTTTGGTGATGAGATCCacgtctttgaggttggaaggcctcctttacatcaccctaatctttatcccccaccacagattctctatcagattctgGTTGGGCCACTCTGAAAAATATCACTTCTAGTTTGAAGAAGTATATTGGTATTAAAAGGTTGGTTTAAACTTTAATCTACCAGGGGTATTTAGAGTGAACTTGGCACAAAATCGAAAGACTTTGAATGCTTCAAGCCTGTGTATTCCCCTTTTAAAAGGTGCCAGATTTGtaagaaaactgcattttgggtTGTGTCcatgaacatttttacaaaccCTTTCTGCTAATGCCAAAAAACTTGTTTTCGTATTGACTCTTGTTAGGTGTTGTTAGCTGGAATTGATGAATTATGTTTGAAGAAACAAGAATAtaacaatttattaatttaacaaaCAGCCGCTACACACAACCACACATTACAACCAAGTCCTCCTTATGCTGGTTACACACTACTGTGGGGTGGCATCCCATTCCTTAGGTCAGACAGTGTGGTTGGTCACTCTGGCAGGAACAGCATGCCCAAACTGATCCCACTAGTGTTAAAGGAGGATAGAGCCCAGTCCCTAGGAGTGGAGGTTTGGGATTGAAACAGGTTGCACTGCAGGACTGTCAATTTTGTGGATGCAACACACATACTTAACTCTGCTGTCCAGTACACAATAATGTTTCTTCCACACGTGGTTCTATTTCAGGGGCAATAAACTGGCTTTCCAGCAGTACAAGCCTTAATTCAAACAACGTTTTTTCCAACAACCAAAAGAAAATGACCGCACACAAATGTAATGTCTTatactatgtgtgtgtgtgtgtttatgtccaatctgtgtattttataataaacaacttttagttaaatagattttaagtagaaaaaaatacagttgATGCACAGAAAACTATTTTGaaggggcttttattttgatagctGAGAACCTAAACCGGAAGTACTTCGACCTTCAAAACTGTTGCGCTACGAAGGAAACCTGTAAGGCAATGCTGTCAACTTTTTGAGCTTCGGTCCCACTAAATGGTAGGCATGTTTATATTTCTGATGTTTGAGGGGTCATTTTAATAGGAATAAAATTATGCTTGTAATTACTTACCTGTTGATTTCTTTACCGTAGAGTTCAAACTGACTTCCCTTTGGTTTAAATAAAGCTAACACGTTAGCCCGGGTAACCTGAAGGTAATTGAAAACAGACGTTCTCATCATCATTCTTAGTTCACATGTGAACACAAAGCTGCTGTTGTACAACAGAATAAAAGGCAAGCTTCACCGTTAGGCAAGGCGACTAAACTAGCTAATTCTCTCTCAGGAATGTGACGCTTTCCATTGTTGTTGCTTGACAACGGAGATTTAAAGAGACAGTAACCTGTGTACTTTGAGGTTGCACTTTATCTTGCGCACTTGAGCCGATGTAAATGCCGATAACAAGCTTTTCCCTTTATATTCAGTTTTAAGTGGGTCGTGGATATCCTGGCCCCGTCGCTCTTGTGTTCCGCTGAGGAAGATGGACGACGAACTGGAGAACTTCATCAGGGAACGCAAGGCGCGAGTGGCTGAAGATAAAGCCTGTTTAGAACAGGACCCTCCCTACATGGAAATTAGGGTACGTCTGCTACATAAACCTGTCTCTTATTTAGGCTGTTTGAAcgtaaaaatgttatttcacgTTAAAGAGGACACTTTCGTAGCagtatggttttttttttttgtgtgatctGCACTCCTGATCAAAGTCTCAAGgccaataaaaaaatgcaagaaTGTGCATTTTGCATTGTTGGATCTTAAGAAGGTATTGAGTAGAGCTTCATAATGCTAAAAGAAGAATTGGGGGCAAGAGACGTATAGTTTTGAAAAGACAATTAATGGAAAGCTCCTTTTAAACTCAAACATGCTTGAGTCAGCCAATCAAACGTTTAAGACCACAGCACAGAGCAGTTATGGTTCCACACTCTGTGTACTTTTAACATATGTATCCAGTCCTGGAAGATACTTGAATCACATTCTATACTTTTCTGAATTGTGGAGGAACCCTACCTtaaaaatgtgtgtatgaatgtaaTGTGTGTAACCTGCTCTGATAAGACTGTGAAGTAGGGATGCTAGAAACTGAATAGTTACAGTACCTTGTGTGCAAATATTTGGTTAGAAATGTTTTACAGACTGATGCTACCAGTGTGATAACATTAACATCCTCAGCTTTAACCCGAAATGCTTCTTCTGGTTACGGCTGACAGGCAAAACCCTGCAGAGCCTATGGGTCCACTGTGAAAGAGAACATCCCTCCaaggattcccaaccagggaaagggtatttttttttaattgatctaatttatttcagggagtaaaaaaacaaaaaaagaggaaatgCATCAGGTTTCTGTGGAGTTATCTGTCTTGTTAGATGAAGAACATTTCAGAGTTTCCTAAATTGGTGAGTGGCTGTATTTCTGGTGTAAAACCCTGTCCACCGTCTGTCTCTGCTTAAAATTGATGGGTGTGTGTTTGCCAGACGAGAGCTGCAGTGTGGGTCTGCCCCTCGGTGCGGAGTATGAAAAGAAGAAACACAGGCTGCAGCATGAGCTTCGTATGGACTACAGACGCTACATGGCTCAGGTTGCTGTCTCTTTCTCTCTAACACACACTGTCACAGGTCGTGCATCTGTCACTGACAAATAGACTTATTTAGCAAcgtttcaaacatttttcctttactaattattaatattattattattattattaccatcCGTCACTGTGTGACAGAAGCAAATCCCATAGAATCTGCTCCTCGAGGCTGATCATGATTGGCCTAATGTCATCGCTCATCAATAATCCTGATTCAGATTCCAACTACGATAGACCTAAAATATCATGCGACAGAGCTGTGATTTATTTAAGTAAGCCCCAACTAGTTTGGGGTGAACAGTATAGCAAAACGTGCTCACATCtaatcatgttacaaccacaagctgttatggattttattgggaatttatcagaatcagaaccagcctTATTGCCTTgtttgtgacacaaacaagGGATTTGACAAactaccttccagcaggataacaacaCCAAGCGTACAGGTGCAGAACAAATAAAGTATGTATGTAAAGGTTCcactacaataataataataataataaaaatgattctGATGATGATCAAGATGATGAATGGTTTATTTATAAGGCACTTTCCACAGAGTCAAAAAGTGCTGTATAAGATACAAATATTacatacaaaacagaaaaacatgcatAAGCTACCAGGTATAGACACTATCACACAAATTCTTGTAAAGAAATATAGGA contains these protein-coding regions:
- the snx25 gene encoding sorting nexin-25, translated to MPTPSTTTMPLAGGSSSSSSSIREEEPMSASPDSIGGSSFRVVPAFFLGVVAAVAFQLAWGGLTLTSFLLKLFIYVSFALLCFLAGSFVLLVRKSPLKVSCFDRNRRQSAARLEFFNRLMSRFSVPAQESSQSRRVVVSHNVDKALKEVFDYAFRDYILSWYIPLSRDEGQLYSMLLEDWWQMIGQLRSRLADIDVVNVVCYDSVRILHSHFTDLKAASGRPEEVVRPFPLHPCLVSPDSEMAFLRCVARILLLCLLPQKDAKSHTLRCCLTEVITTKVLKPLVEVLSDPDSINRMLLSQLEQREQQAEQQKKAYTYAASYEDFIKLISTSADVNFLKQLRYQIVVEIIHATTISSLPQLKKQKERKGRESAAMKADLLRARDMKRYINQLTVAKKQCEKRIRLLGGPNYENSEEGGADEGDDPQSQKILQFDDILCNPGYREHFRVYMERVDKRALISFWELVEMLKTANKNEVPQIVGEIYQKFFVESKEIQVEKFLLKEIQQSLVGNRGTEVFVRLQEQVAETMRERYYPSFLVSDLYDRLIRRDEPHSQSQCSPEEKGEGCQGLDAGEKGCDEGTKGINEQASYAATKLRQLYDKLEYKRQALGSIQNAPKPDKKIVSKLKEEIGAMEKEHSELQQHITRTDWWCENLGHWRANITTAEAAEEAGETVACYSVCVSLMEGEETANSRWSVQRKLTEFQMLHRKLTECFPCLKKVQLPSLSKLPFKSIDQKFLEKSKAQLNAFLQRLLTDERLCQSEVLYAFLSPSPEHLKVMSIQKKSSFSLASFLERLPGDFFSHTEEDGDDDSDLSDYGDETDGRRNALAEPCFMLIGEIFELRGMFKWVRKTLIALVQVTFGRTINKQIRDTVNWIFCEQMLVCYISVFRDTFWPNGMLAPHGKVRTDSERSETKERAQQKLLDNIPDALANLVGQQNARFGIIKIFNALQEENANKHLIYVLMEMLLKELCPELRASVDNI